The following nucleotide sequence is from Micromonospora sp. WMMD1120.
CTGACCCACCTGACCGCCGGCGCGCGGTTGGACTTCCGGTACAGCAACTGGGCGCACCACCCGGGCACGTTCTACTTCTACGTCACGAAGAACAGCTGGAGCCCGACCCGGGCGCTGGCCTGGAGTGACCTGGAGGAGCAGCCGTTCCTCACGGTGACCAACCCGCCGCAGCGCGGCAGCGTCGGCAGCAACGACGGCCACTACTACTTCAGCGGCAACCTGCCGTCGGGCAAGAGCGGCCAGCACATCATCTACTCGCGCTGGGTGCGGTCGGACTCGCAGGAGAACTTCTTCGGCTGCTCCGACGTGGTCTTCGACGGGGGCAACGGCCAGGTGACCGGCATCCGGGGCGGCACGACGACGCCGCCCAGCGACCCGCCGACCGACCCGCCCACCGACCCGCCGACCACCACCCCGCCGCCGGCCGGTGGCACCTGCGCGGCCACCTACAAGGTGACCAGCTCCTGGCAGGGCGGCTTCCAGGGCGAGGTCACGATCAGGAACAACGGCAGTTCGGCGCTCTCCGGCTGGACCGCCAGCTGGACCTGGCCCAACGGGCAGGCGATCAGCCAGATCTGGGGCGCGACACAGACGTCGTCCGGCTCGTCGGTGACAGCGACGAACGTGGCGTACAACGGCACCGTCGCACCGTCGGGCACCGCGACGTTCGGCTTCCTGGCCAGCGCCACGGGAACCAACGGCGCTCCCACGGTGAGCTGCGCCGGCCGCTAGGCAACTCCGATTAGTTGATCAAGAGGTTTGCATCACCCGGCAGTCGCTCGGGTGACGCAAACCTCTTGATCGACGTCAGGGTCCGGGTCAGCGGACCATCGAGCCCACCACCGGCTTCGTGAGCAGGGCCGACTGGTTGCGCTGGATGCCCGGGTCGAGGGTCTTCGCCACGAAGATGGCGTGCCAGATGCAGAAAATCAGCACCGTCCACACCTTGCGGGAGTGGTCGGCCTCCTCCCGCTTGTGCTCGTCGAGCAGCCGCAGCGCGTACGACAGGTCGAGCAGGTCGCCCGCGCCGGAGGTGCTCAGCACGTGCCGGGCCCACTCGTACATCTCGCCGCGCAGCCAGACCCGGGTGGGGGTCGGGAAGCCCAGCTTCTTGCGGTTGACGATGGCCGGCGGCACCACGCCCTGCAACGCCTGACGCATGGCGTACTTGGTCGCGTCGGAGCGCGGCGGCAGCTTCAGGTCCACGGGGATCTTCGCCGCGACGTCGAACACCTCACGGTCGAGGAACGGCACCCGCACCTCCAGCGAGTGCGACATCGAGATCCGGTCGGCCTTGACCAGGATGTCGCCCCGCAACCAGGTGTAGAGGTCGACGTACTGCATCTTGGTGACGTCGTCCAGCTCGGTGCACTCGGCGTAGATCGGGGCGGTGACGTCGGTGTAGCGCACCGACGGGTCGTAGCGGCGCATCAGCTGCCGCTTCTCCTCCTCGGTGAACATCCGGGCGTTGCCGTAGTAGCGCTCCTCGATCGGGGTGGTGCCCCGCTCCAGGAAGCTCTTGCCCTTGACCCCCTGCGGGATCGCCCTGGAGACCGCCCGCAGGCCCTTCTGCACCCCGCCGGGCAGCCCGTTAACGGTGCCCAGCGACAGCGGCTCCCGGTAGATCGTGTAGCCGCCGAAGAACTCGTCCGCGCCCTCGCCGGAGAGCACCACCGTGACGTGCTCGGCGGCCTTCTTGGCGACGAAGTAGAGCGGCACCAGCGCCGGGTCGGCCACCGGGTCGTCCAGGTGCCAGACGATCTTCGGCAGCGCCTCGAT
It contains:
- a CDS encoding lytic polysaccharide monooxygenase, which translates into the protein MNRSRTAALLIAAVTLALGGVALASNPQPAAAHGAAMTPGSRTYLCWQDGLSTTGEIRPTNPACSAAVAQSGTNSLYNWFSVLRSDAGGRTTGFIPDGQLCSGGATGFRGYDLPRTDWPLTHLTAGARLDFRYSNWAHHPGTFYFYVTKNSWSPTRALAWSDLEEQPFLTVTNPPQRGSVGSNDGHYYFSGNLPSGKSGQHIIYSRWVRSDSQENFFGCSDVVFDGGNGQVTGIRGGTTTPPSDPPTDPPTDPPTTTPPPAGGTCAATYKVTSSWQGGFQGEVTIRNNGSSALSGWTASWTWPNGQAISQIWGATQTSSGSSVTATNVAYNGTVAPSGTATFGFLASATGTNGAPTVSCAGR